A single Plasmodium knowlesi strain H genome assembly, chromosome: 13 DNA region contains:
- a CDS encoding multifunctional methyltransferase subunit TRM112, putative — MRLLTHNFLKCNETQCNGGYPLSVALNKDAEENMKILEQEINVEFVKNVLTKVDYDVLYQTAKQLGINLLPSYTSQHLEDEEFLNSVHHALFKVHIMEGTLICPKCNASFPIKDGIPNMLSGNENQTA, encoded by the exons CAACGAAACCCAGTGTAATGGGGGATATCCGCTTTCAGTGGCACTGAACAAAGATGcagaggaaaatatgaaaatactAGAACAAGAAATTAATGtagaatttgtaaaaaatgttttaacgAAGGTGGACTATGACGTTTTGTATCAAACGGCTAAACAG CTAGGGATAAATTTGCTGCCTAGCTACACAAGTCAACACCTTGAGGATGAGGAATTCCTGAACTCAGTTCACCATGCCCTTTTTAAG GTGCACATAATGGAAGGAACGTTAATATGCCCCAAATGCAATGCTTCCTTTCCGATAAAAGATG GTATTCCAAACATGCTATCGGGAAACGAGAACCAAACGGCGtga